In the Setaria italica strain Yugu1 chromosome VI, Setaria_italica_v2.0, whole genome shotgun sequence genome, one interval contains:
- the LOC101754517 gene encoding psbP domain-containing protein 3, chloroplastic gives MAAVTSTAFLCPAAGGLSPSPPFRRNPGSSSSRRRLQLQVCHCRPARVEGLDRREALLGVALSAAAPALFAPAAALAAEATELQEGFTTYEDEANKFSIVVPQGWLIGAGESSGIKSVTAFYPEQAADSNVSVAITGIGPDFTSLKSFGDVDAFAEGLVNGLDRSWQRPPGLAAKLIDSKAANGLYYVEYTLQNPGERRRHILSAIGMAFNGWYNRLYTVTGQYIDDEESEKFRPQIEKAVRSFRLT, from the exons ATGGCTGCCGTGACCAGCACCGCCTTCCTctgcccggccgccggcggcctctcCCCCTCGCCGCCCTTCAGGCGCAAtcccggcagcagcagcagccgcaggaggctgcagctgcaggtcTGCCACTGCCGCCCTGCTCG GGTAGAGGGGCTGGACCGGAGGGAGGCCTTGCTCGGCGtcgccctctccgccgccgcgccggcgctctTCGCCCCCGCGGCTGCTCTGGCGGCCGAGGCCACCG AGTTGCAGGAGGGCTTCACCACGTACGAGGATGAGGCCAACAAGTTCAGCATTGTGGTTCCACAAG GCTGGCTGATCGGCGCCGGCGAGTCCAGCGGCATCAAGTCCGTCACGGCGTTCTACCCCGAGCAGGCCGCCGACTCCAACG TCAGCGTCGCGATCACCGGCATCGGGCCGGACTTCACCAGCCTCAAGTCCTTCGGCGATGTCGACGCCTTCGCCGAGGGCCTG GTGAACGGCCTGGACAGGAGCTGGCAGAGGCCGCCGGGGCTCGCCGCGAAGCTCATCGATTCCAAGGCGGCAAACG GTCTGTACTACGTGGAGTACACGCTGCAGAAccccggcgagcggcggcggcacatcCTCTCTGCAATCGGGATGGCGTTCAACGGCTGGTACAACCGCCTCTACACGGTGACAGGCCAG TACATCGACGACGAGGAGTCGGAGAAGTTCAGGCCTCAGATTGAGAAG GCGGTTCGATCGTTCAGGCTGACATGA